A region from the Phycodurus eques isolate BA_2022a chromosome 12, UOR_Pequ_1.1, whole genome shotgun sequence genome encodes:
- the nxph2a gene encoding neurexophilin-2, producing the protein MGALQIFIFSLLLHQAACSKVRGGATELVEWGDGTHKQTSPTGASPRILNPLRLFARASPGFKSNVREMSYIQNMEDFWDWLSNQTDVQDPQARTKRRPIVKTGKFKKMFGWGDFHSNIKTVKLNLLITGKIVDHGNGTFSVYFRHNSTGLGNVSVSLVPPSKVVEFEVAQQSTLETKDTKSFNCRIEYEKTDRNKKTALCSFDPSKVCYQEQTQSHVSWLCSKPFKVICIYIAFYSVDYKLVQKVCPDYNYHSDTPYSSTG; encoded by the coding sequence GCCGCATGCAGCAAAGTACGCGGGGGAGCCACCGAGCTCGTGGAGTGGGGGGACGGCACGCACAAACAGACGTCTCCCACGGGCGCCAGTCCTCGGATCCTCAACCCCTTGCGTTTGTTCGCCAGGGCCTCCCCAGGGTTCAAGAGCAACGTGAGGGAAATGTCCTATATACAGAACATGGAGGACTTCTGGGACTGGTTATCTAACCAGACAGATGTTCAGGATCCGCAGGCCAGAACTAAGCGCAGGCCCATCGTCAAGACCGGAAAGTTCAAAAAGATGTTCGGGTGGGGAGACTTCCATTCCAACATCAAAACGGTCAAACTCAACCTGCTGATTACAGGCAAGATCGTGGACCACGGCAACGGCACCTTTAGCGTTTACTTCCGCCACAACTCCACGGGCCTGGGCAACGTGTCGGTGAGTCTGGTGCCGCCCTCCAAGGTGGTGGAGTTCGAGGTGGCCCAGCAGTCTACGCTGGAGACCAAAGACACCAAGTCCTTCAACTGCCGCATCGAGTACGAGAAGACGGACCGTAACAAGAAGACGGCGCTGTGCAGCTTCGACCCGTCCAAGGTTTGCTATCAGGAGCAGACGCAGAGTCACGTGTCCTGGCTCTGCTCCAAGCCCTTCAAGGTCATATGCATTTACATCGCCTTCTACAGTGTGGACTATAAACTGGTGCAGAAGGTCTGCCCTGACTACAACTACCACAGTGACACGCCGTATTCCTCCACGGGATGA